The DNA sequence ACGGCGGCAAAATCACAGCCGTCGACATCGCTGTTGAGAAGCTCAAGGAACTCGAAGCGCTGGGTATAGGCGTTTCCACAGATAACCTGTTTGCCGCCGCACACGCCGACATAGTTTTCGTTATCGTTAAACCCGCTGACGTAGCTAAGGTGCTAAAGGAAATCGAAGGCGAAATCAAGGGCAAACTAGTCATATCCGTCGCAGCCACGGTGCCCCTGAGTTTCCTTAGAAAGCATGCTTCCGACGCAAAAATCGTGCGGATAATGCCTAACCTCTGCGCGATGGTTCAGGCTTCCTACACGGCGTTCTGCTGCACCGAAAACGTCACCTCAGCCGACAAAGAAAAAGTCCGCACATTGCTGGGCATGATGGGGAGTTGCGATGAGGTTGACGAGAAATACATGGATGCCATCACAGCGGTCAGCGGAAGCGGACCAGGCTACATGAGCATCATCATCGAAGCCCTCACATACGCAGGGTTGAAAGTGGGCTTGCCCCGTAACATCGCCCAAAACTGCGCAGCACAAACCGTGATGGGCACAGGCAAACTCGTCACCGACATGCAGCTTGACCCCGCAAAAATAAAAGACATGACCACCACCCCCGGCGGAACAACCATCGAAGCCATCTATCAGATCGAGCAGAGCCAAATCCGACCCGCCATGATACGAGCCATCGAAGAAGCCACCAAAAAAAGCCAAACCATCCGAGAAAAACTCAACCTCACATAGGCCCAGCCATGTTTAACGCGGCAATTTTTGATTGGGACGGCACCTTAGCAGATACAAGACCTGCAATCGTGGTTTCCTTCCAGCGGGCACTCAAAGAAATCAGCCTAACCGTCCCCACACAGTACATCGAACGCAGAATCGGCATTGGTGCAGCGGAGACTTTCCGCGCCATTCTTGAAGCAGCTAACAGGCGGGTAGATGAGAAAGTGGTTAAGCAGCTTGTTGAACGCAAAAGCCAAATCCAGATTCAGCTAGCCGACGAGGTTGCGCTGTTTGAGGGCACACGGGAGCTGCTGGCGGCGCTTCAGGGCAAAGTGAAGGTGGGGTTGGCGTCGATGAATAACCGCAAAGTCATCATGCATCTGCTTGAGGTTAAGGGTTTAGCGGACTGCTTCGATGCGGTTTTAACGGTTGAGGCAGTTAGCCGCTCTAAGCCTGACCCCGAGATTTTCCTCCGAACCGCCGAGCAGTTAAAGGCGGATCCGAGTGCCTGTGTGGTCTTTGAGGACTCGATTTTCGGGGTTAAAGCAGCCAAATCCGCTGGGATGAACTGTGTGGCGGTTACAACCGGCGTCTACGGCGGCGAGGAACTTGCCTCCGCAAATCCTGATTTAGTCGTTAAAAACCTGCTGGACCCCCATATTCTCGATTTCGTGCTTAGATGAACTGTTGCTTGTTGTAGTGCACGCGCAGTCACATAGCTTTAAACATATTTTAAATACAGTATAGAATGCTCTCAAACACTGAAAGGAAGACCACGTTTTGACAGAGTCAAACAAAAAAACCGCTCCTATATATCAGGTACTGCTACTCGACAATGACAGCAGCCAAAACGTAGAGGTCCATGAAGCCGAAAACGTTGATTTCAGCAAAGTAAAAATGCATCTGCAAAGCGGCGGCTCAGTCTTCATCACCAGTCGCGCAACACAGAAGCTTCTGCCCTCTTTTAAGGCGCAGACAAACTACAATCGAAGCCGAAAAACGCTTGGAATACTCTTCCATCAGCACCTGAGAAGCCAATGACCATGTAGCGTGCATCCACAGATTCCCTTTACCCCCCTCTCTCTTCCGAATTTTTTGGGTGCACGCTGCACCTGTTAACCTATAATTGCCTTCAAAGTTTTCTGCTGTTGAAACAAATCTCGCCAGTTCTTAATGATCAATAAAGGAAGGTTACCCCCTATTCTCGGGGTTTAGTTCTCGCCGGACTTGGCTGTTGCAGTTGCCGTCTTGGTGAAGAATTTACGCACCACCAGCTTACGTATTTCCTCGGCGAAGACCACAGCCAACGGCAGCAAGAGCAGATAGAGCCAATCCATCAAGTTCAGTCCCGTAGTGCCGAATACACCCTGCAGCAGCGGCACGTAGACTAACACGGCTAGTATGGAGAGTTGCGCGATTATGCCCCATATTATCCATTTATTCTTGGCGAGGCTGGCCCTGAAGATGGATTGCTTGCTGGTTCGGCACGCTAAAACGTTCCCTGCCTGCGCAACAACTATGCCCGCAAACGTCATGGTGACACCATGTATGTAGAGGGGGTCGTTTGCTGCCAGCGGCATACCAAACTGCCAGCCGCCCATCATCCATGTGCTCAAGCAGCCATAGAGGGCTCCTACGGCGATGATGGAACCGATGTAGAGCGAACGCGCGAAAACTTTGCCTGTGAAGAGTCGTTCTTTGACGCTTCTTGGCGGCTCCTCCATGATGCCTGCTTCAGGCGGCTCACGGCTCAACGCTAAGCTGGGGATGACGTCTATGGCGAGGTCAATGACGAGGATTTGCACCACCAGTAACGGTAGCGGAATCGCGAAAACGCTTGTAGATAAAACTGCGAATATAACGTATGGGATGAGCTCTGCCATGTTATGGGAGAAGACGTAAACGATGAATTTGCGGATGTTCTCGTAGATGGCTCTGCCTGACTCGACGGCTTTAACGATGGATGCAAAACTGTCATTGAGCAGAACAATATCTGCGGCTTCCCGAGCAACATCAGTGCCTGACGCGCCCATGGCGACGCCTATGTCGGCTTCCTTAAGCGAAGGAGCATCGTTGGCACCGTCACCGGTTACCGCTACAATT is a window from the Candidatus Bathyarchaeota archaeon genome containing:
- a CDS encoding HAD family phosphatase is translated as MFNAAIFDWDGTLADTRPAIVVSFQRALKEISLTVPTQYIERRIGIGAAETFRAILEAANRRVDEKVVKQLVERKSQIQIQLADEVALFEGTRELLAALQGKVKVGLASMNNRKVIMHLLEVKGLADCFDAVLTVEAVSRSKPDPEIFLRTAEQLKADPSACVVFEDSIFGVKAAKSAGMNCVAVTTGVYGGEELASANPDLVVKNLLDPHILDFVLR
- the proC gene encoding pyrroline-5-carboxylate reductase codes for the protein MNDRIAVIGAGMMGSAIIKSLHKGGYGGKITAVDIAVEKLKELEALGIGVSTDNLFAAAHADIVFVIVKPADVAKVLKEIEGEIKGKLVISVAATVPLSFLRKHASDAKIVRIMPNLCAMVQASYTAFCCTENVTSADKEKVRTLLGMMGSCDEVDEKYMDAITAVSGSGPGYMSIIIEALTYAGLKVGLPRNIAQNCAAQTVMGTGKLVTDMQLDPAKIKDMTTTPGGTTIEAIYQIEQSQIRPAMIRAIEEATKKSQTIREKLNLT